In one Dama dama isolate Ldn47 chromosome 5, ASM3311817v1, whole genome shotgun sequence genomic region, the following are encoded:
- the TSSK2 gene encoding testis-specific serine/threonine-protein kinase 2: MDDAAVLRKKGYIVGINLGKGSYAKVKSAYSERLKFNVAVKIIDRKKTPTDFVERFLPREMDILATVNHRSIIKTYEIFETSDGRIYIVMELGVQGDLLEFIKCRGALHEDVARKMFRQLSSAVKYCHDLDVVHRDLKCENLLLDKDFNIKLSDFGFSKRCLRDGSGRLTLSKTFCGSAAYAAPEVLQGIPYQPKVYDIWSLGVILYIMVCGSMPYDDSDIKKMLRIQKEHRVDFPRSKNLTGECKDLIYRILQPDVTRRLHIDEILSHAWLQPPKPKAMASASFKREGEGKYRADCKLDPRPGPRPEHRPEHKLGAKTQHRLLVVPETEDRVEERLAETSRAKDHVSGAEVGKAST; the protein is encoded by the coding sequence ATGGACGATGCCGCGGTCCTGAGGAAGAAGGGTTACATCGTGGGCATCAACCTGGGCAAGGGCTCCTATGCCAAAGTCAAGTCCGCCTACTCTGAGCGCCTCAAGTTCAACGTGGCAGTCAAGATCATCGACCGCAAGAAGACGCCCACCGACTTCGTGGAGAGATTCCTGCCCCGGGAGATGGACATCCTGGCAACCGTCAACCACCGCTCCATCATCAAGACCTACGAGATCTTCGAGACATCCGACGGCCGCATCTACATTGTCATGGAGCTCGGCGTCCAGGGCGACCTCCTCGAGTTCATCAAGTGCCGGGGGGCCCTGCACGAGGACGTGGCACGCAAGATGTTCCGGCAGCTGTCCTCAGCCGTCAAGTACTGCCACGACCTGGACGTCGTCCACCGAGACCTCAAGTGCGAGAACCTTCTCCTCGACAAGGACTTCAACATCAAGCTGTCCGACTTCGGCTTCTCCAAGCGCTGCCTGCGGGACGGCAGCGGCCGGCTGACGCTGAGCAAGACCTTCTGCGGGTCGGCGGCGTACGCGGCCCCCGAGGTGCTGCAGGGCATCCCCTACCAGCCCAAGGTGTATGATATCTGGAGCCTGGGCGTGATCCTCTACATCATGGTCTGCGGCTCCATGCCGTACGACGACTCCGACATCAAGAAGATGCTGCGCATCCAGAAGGAGCACCGCGTGGACTTCCCGCGCTCCAAGAACCTGACGGGCGAGTGCAAGGACCTCATCTACCGCATCCTGCAGCCAGACGTCACCCGGCGCCTGCACATCGACGAGATCCTCAGCCACGCGTGGCTGCAGCCCCCCAAGCCCAAGGCCATGGCCTCCGCCTCCTTCAAGCGGGAGGGCGAGGGCAAGTACCGGGCTGACTGCAAGCTGGACCCCCGACCCGGCCCGCGGCCTGAACACCGGCCTGAGCACAAATTGGGGGCCAAGACCCAGCATCGGCTGCTCGTGGTGCCTGAGACCGAGGACCGGGTGGAGGAGCGGCTGGCCGAAACCTCCAGGGCCAAGGACCACGTCTCCGGAGCTGAGGTGGGGAAGGCGAGCACCTAG